Proteins from a genomic interval of Eschrichtius robustus isolate mEscRob2 chromosome 9, mEscRob2.pri, whole genome shotgun sequence:
- the LOC137769223 gene encoding small ribosomal subunit protein eS12: MAEEGIAAGGVMDVNTALQEVLKTALIHDGLARGIREAAKALDKRQAHLCVLASNCDEPMYVKLVEALCAEHQINLIKVDDNKKLGEWVGLCKIDREGKPRKVVGCSCVVVKDYGKESQAKDVIEEYFKCKK; encoded by the exons ATGGCCGAGGAAGG CATTGCTGCTGGAGGTGTAATGGACGTTAATACTGCTCTGCAAGAGGTGCTGAAGACCGCCCTCATCCACGATGGCCTAGCACGTGGAATTCGCGAAGCTGCCAAAGCCTTAGACAA GCGCCAAGCCCATCTCTGCGTGCTTGCATCCAACTGTGATGAGCCAATGTATGTCAAGCTGGTGGAGGCCCTTTGTGCTGAGCACCAGATCAACCTGATTAAG GTTGATGACAACAAGAAACTAGGGGAATGGGTAGGCCTCTGTAAAATTGACAGAGAGGGAAAACCCCGTAAAGTGGTTGGCTGCAGCTGTGTGGTGGTCAAG GACTATGGCAAAGAGTCTCAGGCCAAGGATGTCATCGAGGAGTACTTCAAATGCAAGAAATGA